From Oryzias latipes chromosome 3, ASM223467v1:
aGACGGCATCAAAACGCCTAAAGCAGAAGGCAAAGATTGATTAGAAAACCAATACAGGAAAtccttagaaaaaaaagtaatttttataTGATGTTTTCATTATGTTATGACTTcctctctgtttgcatttagtgaaatatcattttttaaataacacttagttttttctttgttaaataatagaataatttggttgatagatttttttttattatctatcaGCCAACTTGTCTGGTGagtcaaaaatgagattttggtcACTGGGGTTGTGACTTCTAACTCGAGCATCAAACACACAGCTAAATCCGTTTCAACGCTGTTGCTGTCAAAAATGCTCTGCCGAGTCACTTTCTGTGCAGACGCAAAGCCAAACCATTTTGAGTGCTTGAGACATATCGAAAGCAGCTGCAGAACTATTCCAGTTCAAACAGCCGTGTCTCTCAGATCGGGAGTCCTGTGTCATCCTCTCAAACCTGATAGAGAAGTCCGTACATTccaatgcaaaaagaaaatgaaacggTGTTAGTtattcacctttcggcatatccaTTCAGGGGGTGCCACAGCGAATTAGTTTTCACTGAGTCACACAGGTGGTTCAGCAGAGATTCTTACGCTGGATACCCTTCCTGATATAACCCTGTATTCTATCCAGGCTGGAGACCGGCACAGGGGAAACCAGACATGAGCCTCTTTGTGGCTACATGGGTTGACAGTAGGGAGAAGGGTCTTGAAAGTCATgactttaaattttgttttcaatCAGGATGACAGTTTGACTAGTAAAGAGgccaaaatgtttctagttaaAATCATGGAGAATGAAACTGTTTCTTTGGAGGGGTATTGTGAGTGGGGATGTTCTTTTAAGAAAATTATGTACGTACGTAAGAGAGAACTTGTTTTCAAATGTCAGATTAGAAATTCCACAAACTACCTAATTGTCttattttatatcattttaacatttgttgTAATGAGAATAAAAAGTCTAGTAAAAGTCTATTTGTAAGGTAACGTAAGAAATGATTCAGCATATTCAGCCAGCTCTTAAAGCTGGGAACCACAACAACCACATGATGCAGGTTACATAAGGGCAAAGGTTCTCGTCTGTCTCCAGATTATTGTATCTGAAGACACAgctaatattaaaaaagaaaaaagaaaaaatccgaTCTGACTTCTTTGAAGCTGTCTGCCCTTCAGGgacttcttcctttttctgGGCTATTCAAAAACTGAATGGATTACTGCAATATTAAGCCCCAAAACATCCTTCccaattgatttattttgttaaaaaaaggacataaatgGATGAATTTTAAATAGATATACTAATGGTTTGGTCTCCTTGTTGTTTTACCCTTTGTGTtggaaaacacacttttatttgcAGATAAGTTATTGTATAATTTACATAAAAGGCCAGTGTGGTATATACTGCaataaacctctttttttcttacttgggtatgtttctgtttttaggaAAATGAGGAGTGTGAATCTGAGAAAGGTATGTATCCTGGCTCTAAAACCACATCTTATTACCGGTTGTTGTCTTACTACTTTGCCTTTTATAACAACTATCCTGTGAGACCTACAGACTCATGGTATAATGGCTCCTTTTTACCTGTGGTATTTTGTAACTCTGCAAGCCACTGGACTGGATCACTTTTGatgtgaaagaataaaaaacacagcGAGCGTTTCTGAAGAACCTGTTTCATTGGCAGATGGCTGCCTTGATTTGTGGGTACTCCACTACCTTGGATTCCTTGGTATTTTAAGGAGAATTTGCTTGCATTCTAAAGTTGAATCTTGAAAGCATTCTGGACCCAACATCCTGCACCTAACAAGGAAATGAATATTTACAGCTATCGGGCTGAAGTTTTTATGTTGCATCCGTTAAAAGAAGCAAGAACATGGACGGAAGATGGATTTCATACATTGTTCCCCTTGGATTGGTTGGACAAACCTGAATGCACTGTTACCTTTGCCACCACATGTTTACACCTTGGTCCAGGGCATGTTTAGGTGATGAAGCTGGGATTTGACTTTGCTGAAGAACTTGGACTCTTCTCCTCATCCTTCATTGGTGCCAAAGTTGAAAGGAAATCGGTTCTTTTCAGCCCTGCAGCCTCAGCACGAAGGTCCAGAGAAGAGGACTTGGAGCACGCACAGCTTTGTTCCACTCAAGCGAAGGCATTTTTCATGTTACAATGACTGGACATCCAACGAGTTATGCAAAGACAATAAtccttggtttttatttttgtttttttttgttttttttttggtgaagacGCTGACCTCAAcgaatttttgaaatgtttttggacCGATTCAGTTGCAGCTGCTGTTTGCAAAAGAGAGAAAGCATGAAGATTTTGATCACCATCAGTTGGACATGCCTAAGTATTCAACTCCAGAAAGTCACTGCATGCTGTTGGAAACATCTGGATATTGCACATGGACCAAGATATGGTTCTATTCCCTATGGTATCAAGAAAGGACCACCAAATCACCCTAGTGTTTTGTGTCTACCTGTGGTATCTGCTCCCCCGATGACCATTATGACTGAATGTGCTTTATCTTCTACTTTTTAGGTCAAGGTACATGCAACTTGTTCATGTTAAAAGCTGTGTTTTTGCCATGTTTATCCTTGTTGAATCCCTCAGATGTAACTGATACAGATGATGGTACTCGTGAAAATTCTAAGCCTCCGCCCTGTGGGGAAAGCCTTGCTTGCTCCGAAGCTGAGCCCGAGACAGAAGCCATAGCGCCTGAAGATGATTCAGAACCTGAGCCAGAGGCCGAGGTCGAACCAGGAGACGAGGACGCAGAAGCAGAAGCTGAAGCAGAGAGCGAAGTGCCCGAGCTGGATGCTGAAGCAATGAGTTCCTCTAAAGATGCGGAGGACGATCACCTATTTGTTTCAATGCAAAACGAAGATGCCATCACCCTTGATGTTGATGGAGACGATCTCCTGGATACAGGTAAACATGTGAAACTTCTAGATCCAGAGGCAGAGAAGAGCATTGATGAGCCAGAGGCCTCTGCCGACACGTACCCTGATGATGACATGAAAGACAAAGAGCTGGAGGGCCCTGAAGATGGTAAGGATGAGGACGAATCTGGAGACAAGACCACGAAGAAAGCTGAAACCGGAGATAAAGATAAGGATTCTGGAAACAAAGGCCCCTCCACTTCTGGGGCATCAGGTCAAGAAAAGAGGTTTGTCTTTCTATGTCAGTTCTTTGATTCTACTACCAAGTCCAGCTCACTAAGATCGCTGCATTGTGGGTAgcatcaagattttttttttattttttcgccATAAGAGAAGTTTTCACTGATGTACCTAATCCTGCAGTTTACAACTTTGACTTACTTCCCTGAAGTTTGTTAAATTGTGGGATTAACCTGGAGCTGCAAAAACAACTCTTTACTTTGACCTTCCCAGCAGCTGTAAAGCCATTTCCCATTCCTACACAAGGCAATGTAAAACCCCTTTAGACTCCCAAGATGACCCCCATTGCCCTCCCCctttttcagtcaaaagattCACTGAAGTTGAGCAAACCTCTGAAGAATATTGATCCAGGGAATGAATTGGCTGACAGCTTCACCCATCTTAccactggaaaaacaaagaagccTTTTGAGACATTGGTTCTGATCCACGTCTTGCATTAcggattttttcccccctcaacACAgctaaacaatttttttttcaataaatgtctTTTCCTTGCATTGCAGTATTAATTACTTTTGCTCATTTTGTGGTGGTTTTTGTAACATTTGCTTCGCAGTTCTTCAAGAGATCGAGATGGAAAAGCTGCCAAGGATGAAAAGGGTATGGTGTCCTCCTTGTAGCAATGTGGAAAACTCTTCTAATCTTCCTCGATTTAGTTTAAACATCTCCTCTATTTTGGCAGCAGCTGGAAGCAACAGCAGCTCTTCTCAGAACCTGTGGGTGAGCGGCCTTTCTTCAAACACCAAAGCAGCTGATCTAAAGAATCTGTTCGGCAAGTATGGGAAGGTATGGAGCTTTATTTCATTTGCCTGTTTAAAGCATACATCAAATCATCACAGGAACTCCATGCAAAGTTTCCCTCCCACTCTTTTGGACAGGTTTTAAGTGCCAAGGTGGTCACAAATGCCCGCAGTCCTGGTTCCAAGTGTTACGGCTTGGTGACGATGTCTTCCAGCACAGAGGTGACCCGCTGTATCACTCACCTGGACTGCACAGAGCTCCATGGACAGGAAATATACGTTAAAAGGGTAAGCAAGACATCACATGTATATTAtctttttgatgtattttgaaATTTGATAAATTGTTGCTGTTGGGTCGTGTCATTTAGGCCAAAAATGATCCGTTCAAAAAGGGACCCTCGAAGAACGAAGAAGAGGACAAAGCAAGTTCCAGCAAATTAAGCGATAAGCGCATTTCTGCGGGGACAAAAATGGTTAACAAGTCAGTAACTTTTAAGTTTACGTGTCAGTCCTTTGCCTTTTGCTAAtggaaatattgttttaaaattattttttttttattgtttttaaattagagCACAgtcatcaaacaaaaaagctgagAAAAAACCTGAGAAATCATTAGAGAAAGACAAGGATTTATCCAAGAAGCAGGAAGCCAGAAGTGGAAGATCTGAGTCAGTTTCATCGAACTCTGATCAAGACTCTTTAAAGAAGGATGACAGGAAGCATGGACGTAAGTCTACCTTTTATTATGCttcttggattaaaaaaataatatggtcatatgtttattttccatcatcaattcatttttaatatatatattttaaggcTCAATAAGTCCAGGAAAGGTTATGATGGTAGATCATAACAGAGGTGACCCCAATTTCAGACCAAGACCTTTTAGAAGGGGACGATATTTTGATCAGGTAACATTTCTGAAATAtgtattagtttatttttgttttgaaatgataacatttgaactaaatatgttttgtaattttttttcccagccctttccaaatccaaattttCAGAGGCAACCAAGATGGTTGATTCCTCCTGAAGAGGTACATTTAACAGCTGGGAATTCATTTGACCAGGTCTTATTtctattcttatttatttttctctttttccccaAGTTGGAGATAATAAGGCAAAAACGGCGACAGTTTTCAAACAAAGATGAGGTTGCAGAGATATTGCCATTTGAAAAGATCAAGGAGCAGAGAGAGCAGAGGATCCGGGAACGCATGGAGCGTGCCCGAAGAGCTGTAGATCTGCGCAGGTAACAcctgctgaaaaagaaaaaggttgaatttttttctttgaaaagtcCTGAAATTGTCCGTATTCTTTGTCTCTAGACGCCGGGAAATGGCAGAACAAGAACGGCGGGAACGTGAGCGTGTTCGTTTGTTGCGAGAGAGCGAAGAACATGAGAACCTCCTTAGAGAACGGCAAAGATTGGAGATGGAGAGACAGAAACTGGAAAGAGAGCGCTTGGAGCGTGAGAGGCTCGAAAGGGAAAGAATACGCATAGAACAGGTGGGGCGAAGTGGTTTCAAGTCATCAAATGCTTCATTTGTACTTTGGGGCtacaatatttattaaaagtaGCGAGATTTGGAAAGTTCTTTGTGAAAGATAAAGTGTTTCTTTGTCTCTGACTGCACAAATATGTGCAGGCAAATGGAAGTGCACAGAAAGTCTAGTTAAATCATGAATGTTTCAGGGTATGATCAGTATTTTTAGGTGTACTAAATACATATTGGAACATATATTTCAGCACAAGTCTCATCCTATGGCTTTCTCATGATGCAAAGttaagtttttatattttatgacttAAAGGAAAGACGTAAAGAGGCAGAGCGGATGGCGCGGGAGCGGGAGGAGCTCCGGCGGCAGCAGGAGCAACTGCGTTttgaagaaaagagaaacaactTCAAAAGGGGCCGTGAACCAGAACATGGGTATGCACTTATATTTGAGGGGAGGATTCAGTGCTAATACGGGGGAATACAATTTGTTAAATGTTGTGTGTTGGTCAGAACAACTGGGTCAGAAAACGTGCATCTTTTTATTCTTCACATATGCCGACAGTCAAGTCTGTTCTATTATAACAGTTTTTGAGGCAGATGTGTGTTCTGTCATTCCACCGACGTGGAAAAATGTGAGTAGTCAGGACTGAGAATGCTCTGTATTGAGAGAAACTGCAGTCTGATGAACTTCCTATGAAGACTGCATAGTATAAACGTCATATCTAAGATAGGGGGTTAAGAAGCCAGTATTGATTGAGTCTTTTTTACATGGAGGAATTTGCTGAATAGGTTTTTAAGTGAAACATGTTCCAATCAAAAAGAGTACGTAATCCTTGcttttta
This genomic window contains:
- the sltm gene encoding SAFB-like transcription modulator isoform X2; this encodes MASGAISTGFKKISELRVVDLKSELKRRNLDTIGVKSILLARLKKAIEDEGGDPENIQIQLSTDSTTRKSGKFKGKKTDSDVETTTEEDSYVKENEECESEKDVTDTDDGTRENSKPPPCGESLACSEAEPETEAIAPEDDSEPEPEAEVEPGDEDAEAEAEAESEVPELDAEAMSSSKDAEDDHLFVSMQNEDAITLDVDGDDLLDTGKHVKLLDPEAEKSIDEPEASADTYPDDDMKDKELEGPEDGKDEDESGDKTTKKAETGDKDKDSGNKGPSTSGASGQEKSSSRDRDGKAAKDEKAGSNSSSSQNLWVSGLSSNTKAADLKNLFGKYGKVLSAKVVTNARSPGSKCYGLVTMSSSTEVTRCITHLDCTELHGQEIYVKRAKNDPFKKGPSKNEEEDKASSSKLSDKRISAGTKMVNKAQSSNKKAEKKPEKSLEKDKDLSKKQEARSGRSESVSSNSDQDSLKKDDRKHGRSISPGKVMMVDHNRGDPNFRPRPFRRGRYFDQPFPNPNFQRQPRWLIPPEELEIIRQKRRQFSNKDEVAEILPFEKIKEQREQRIRERMERARRAVDLRRRREMAEQERRERERVRLLRESEEHENLLRERQRLEMERQKLERERLERERLERERIRIEQERRKEAERMAREREELRRQQEQLRFEEKRNNFKRGREPEHGRREGPFWNGNKKIQQESEVRSNQGSNFNRPQNRFPNFNPRERGRFPEAAAAQQPNTFDRRNRFDGEPEMKKSRPAPLREGAAFDRYPKNFDAIRRPVPPTRGDVRDTDRRDRDDRRPAPMHDRPVGPRAPLPTMSHTRTARVGGHGPWKNEGLTTKGDMRAPIRVHSERAGPSVNRGRSNFNDREEGRPVMISNQTFGSGRQVVVERHGREQGLRKDWHGSSSSQAGGFTDNRRIVDSRGSVMTSSHSSGIGRIVQITNSNPSGGAVGGFKPFKGVPRPF
- the sltm gene encoding SAFB-like transcription modulator isoform X1, translating into MASGAISTGFKKISELRVVDLKSELKRRNLDTIGVKSILLARLKKAIEDEGGDPENIQIQLSTDSTTRKSGKFKGKKTDSDVETTTEEDSYVKENEECESEKDVTDTDDGTRENSKPPPCGESLACSEAEPETEAIAPEDDSEPEPEAEVEPGDEDAEAEAEAESEVPELDAEAMSSSKDAEDDHLFVSMQNEDAITLDVDGDDLLDTGKHVKLLDPEAEKSIDEPEASADTYPDDDMKDKELEGPEDGKDEDESGDKTTKKAETGDKDKDSGNKGPSTSGASGQEKSSSRDRDGKAAKDEKAAGSNSSSSQNLWVSGLSSNTKAADLKNLFGKYGKVLSAKVVTNARSPGSKCYGLVTMSSSTEVTRCITHLDCTELHGQEIYVKRAKNDPFKKGPSKNEEEDKASSSKLSDKRISAGTKMVNKAQSSNKKAEKKPEKSLEKDKDLSKKQEARSGRSESVSSNSDQDSLKKDDRKHGRSISPGKVMMVDHNRGDPNFRPRPFRRGRYFDQPFPNPNFQRQPRWLIPPEELEIIRQKRRQFSNKDEVAEILPFEKIKEQREQRIRERMERARRAVDLRRRREMAEQERRERERVRLLRESEEHENLLRERQRLEMERQKLERERLERERLERERIRIEQERRKEAERMAREREELRRQQEQLRFEEKRNNFKRGREPEHGRREGPFWNGNKKIQQESEVRSNQGSNFNRPQNRFPNFNPRERGRFPEAAAAQQPNTFDRRNRFDGEPEMKKSRPAPLREGAAFDRYPKNFDAIRRPVPPTRGDVRDTDRRDRDDRRPAPMHDRPVGPRAPLPTMSHTRTARVGGHGPWKNEGLTTKGDMRAPIRVHSERAGPSVNRGRSNFNDREEGRPVMISNQTFGSGRQVVVERHGREQGLRKDWHGSSSSQAGGFTDNRRIVDSRGSVMTSSHSSGIGRIVQITNSNPSGGAVGGFKPFKGVPRPF